A window from Actinomycetospora corticicola encodes these proteins:
- a CDS encoding DUF3263 domain-containing protein yields the protein MDAPAASTGPAPTAGRHASAPDDGLTRRDREILAFERQWWKYAGAKEQAVRELFDMSATRYYQVLNALVDRPEALAADPMLVKRLRRLRQTRQRARAARRLGVEPS from the coding sequence ATGGACGCACCTGCAGCTTCGACCGGCCCGGCCCCCACGGCCGGTCGGCACGCCTCGGCGCCCGACGACGGGCTGACCCGCCGGGACCGCGAGATCCTCGCGTTCGAGCGGCAGTGGTGGAAGTACGCGGGCGCCAAGGAACAGGCGGTCCGCGAGCTGTTCGACATGTCCGCGACGCGGTACTACCAGGTCCTCAACGCGCTGGTGGACCGGCCGGAGGCGCTCGCCGCCGATCCGATGCTCGTGAAGCGCCTCCGGCGACTGCGGCAGACACGACAGCGCGCCCGTGCGGCGCGTCGGCTCGGTGTGGAGCCCTCGTAG
- a CDS encoding hemerythrin domain-containing protein produces MTTTATPVLTSDTDLLGIRVAHRIMRRDARRLAGLAAAWADGSDPLVGRRRRVFGAWIEGLCLDIHHHHATEDDVLWPVLERYAGAEVDLAPLSDDHAALDPVLDDIRAGFAVAASGGRVDVLAERLTHLADLLDEHIGEEERDLFPIIRAHVPLAEWQVVEKAAQRGGAGIRYALPRIVENTSDAEFATMTASAPKPLLLVMKLLLPRFRRESAVLWPAAR; encoded by the coding sequence ATGACCACCACCGCCACCCCCGTCCTCACCTCCGACACCGACCTGCTGGGCATCCGGGTCGCGCACCGCATCATGCGTCGGGACGCCCGTCGTCTCGCGGGTCTCGCCGCGGCGTGGGCCGACGGTTCCGACCCGCTCGTCGGGCGCCGACGGCGCGTGTTCGGGGCCTGGATCGAGGGCCTCTGCCTCGACATCCACCACCACCACGCCACCGAGGACGACGTGCTCTGGCCGGTGCTGGAGCGGTACGCGGGCGCCGAGGTCGACCTCGCGCCGCTGTCCGACGACCACGCCGCCCTCGACCCGGTGCTCGACGACATCCGCGCGGGATTCGCGGTCGCCGCCTCCGGGGGCCGTGTCGACGTGCTCGCCGAGCGCCTCACCCACCTCGCCGACCTGCTCGACGAGCACATCGGTGAGGAGGAGCGCGACCTGTTCCCGATCATCCGGGCCCACGTCCCGCTCGCGGAGTGGCAGGTCGTCGAGAAGGCCGCGCAGCGCGGTGGTGCCGGCATCCGCTACGCCCTGCCGCGCATCGTCGAGAACACCTCGGACGCGGAGTTCGCGACGATGACGGCCTCCGCCCCGAAGCCGCTGCTGCTCGTGATGAAGCTGCTGCTGCCGCGGTTCCGGCGGGAGTCGGCGGTGTTGTGGCCTGCGGCCAGGTGA
- a CDS encoding BTAD domain-containing putative transcriptional regulator, with amino-acid sequence MLEVRLLGTLTASLDGRPVDLGSAQRRALVARLAVAEGEVVPVDRLVDDLWAGEPPPRALAGLQAHVSHLRRALEPDRAPRTPATVLVSAAGGYALHAELDVTRVRERRRTGTLEDLRAALATFTGPPLAEFADTLWAPPELERLAELRRSVVESLAALEPDPVDVVDLLSPYVRDEPLREEPARLLARALYRAGRQADALAALADLRHRLADELGLDPSPTTAALEASILCHDVDGGGSDASSLSPDDSDDAPLPRDEILPDDGSGLLGRERETARLLAVADAVAGGPGQLAVVTGEAGAGKSVLAEHLADTLAARGWRTVRGRCPEVDGAPPAWAWTEVVEGLGQGAPTGTTFHVGRALLAVVTRAPRPLLVVLDDVHRGDEETWRLLRVVAAARVPGVLIVVTARPDEVPDELVATLAALTAVVAERVELAGLAPEAVAALVAAEHLAIDDDTARRIAARTGGNPLFVREVARLARTVGLEAAGRTVPSGVRDVLSRRAAQLPAPTQTALRRAAVLGRDVDVSVLVALEGDDEDRVLAACEAGVVTGLLVESGPDAVRFTHDLVRETLYDELPRLRRTRVHAEVLTVLESLRPDDHAALARHALAAGPVAGLDRVLDHVERAAAEARRDRVPRTAADLLAGALDLVEEPGRRLRLRCALASAYSHTGAGAPALRERATALVEAGRLGDDGALLAAATCVDGPVTFALAENGALDRPLIAAVGRLLDGDLPAADRARLLAVRAFAWHPREPERAEADAVAALEVLPDDPALRCVVLNARFWSLLRPDLWHRLDDLGVDLLAAAERAGSHGHRAVGHHARFLHACYREDFAAARAHADTALAEAADGQLAAVLGWTSIFRGMMATIEGRYDEAERLYVGFGEAMEAQGMANASALTLAGLIGVRHAQGRLADLVDPLATEYARRGDVVSEPYAAALVAAGRTDDARRVWRPDQPIRRDWWWVYWTVLRLEIAQALGDADVAGTCRRDLAPWEGHLAGAMSGTATLVLRV; translated from the coding sequence GTGCTCGAGGTCCGGCTGCTCGGGACGCTGACCGCGTCGCTCGACGGACGCCCCGTCGACCTCGGCAGCGCGCAGCGGCGGGCTCTGGTGGCACGGCTGGCGGTCGCCGAGGGCGAGGTCGTGCCGGTCGACCGGCTCGTCGACGACCTCTGGGCCGGCGAACCCCCGCCCCGCGCCCTCGCCGGTCTGCAGGCCCACGTCAGCCACCTCCGCCGCGCGCTCGAGCCGGACCGCGCGCCCCGCACCCCCGCGACGGTGCTGGTCAGCGCCGCGGGCGGCTACGCCCTGCACGCCGAGCTGGACGTGACCCGGGTCCGGGAACGGCGCCGCACGGGCACGCTCGAGGACCTCCGCGCGGCGCTCGCGACGTTCACCGGGCCCCCGCTGGCCGAGTTCGCCGACACGCTGTGGGCCCCGCCCGAGCTCGAGCGCCTCGCCGAGCTGCGCCGATCCGTCGTCGAGAGCCTCGCCGCACTCGAGCCCGACCCGGTCGACGTCGTCGACCTCCTGTCCCCCTACGTCCGCGACGAACCGTTGCGCGAGGAACCGGCCCGGCTGCTCGCCCGCGCGCTCTACCGGGCCGGGCGTCAGGCCGACGCCCTCGCCGCGCTCGCGGACCTCCGGCACCGGCTCGCCGACGAGCTCGGCCTCGACCCCTCCCCCACGACCGCCGCGCTCGAGGCGTCGATCCTGTGCCACGACGTCGACGGCGGTGGCAGCGATGCGTCGTCGCTGTCACCGGACGACAGCGACGACGCTCCGCTGCCACGGGACGAGATCCTTCCCGACGACGGGAGTGGCCTCCTCGGGCGCGAGCGCGAGACCGCACGGCTGCTCGCCGTCGCCGACGCGGTCGCCGGCGGGCCGGGACAGCTCGCCGTCGTGACGGGCGAGGCCGGCGCGGGGAAGTCGGTGCTGGCCGAGCACCTGGCCGACACGCTCGCCGCCCGTGGCTGGCGGACCGTCCGCGGCCGCTGCCCGGAGGTCGACGGGGCGCCGCCCGCGTGGGCGTGGACCGAGGTCGTCGAGGGCCTCGGGCAGGGCGCCCCCACCGGGACCACCTTCCACGTCGGCCGGGCCCTGCTCGCCGTGGTCACGCGGGCGCCCCGTCCCCTGCTCGTCGTGCTCGACGACGTGCACCGCGGCGACGAGGAGACCTGGCGGCTGCTGCGGGTGGTGGCTGCGGCCCGGGTGCCGGGCGTGCTCATCGTGGTCACGGCCCGGCCCGACGAGGTCCCCGACGAGCTCGTCGCGACCCTCGCCGCCCTCACCGCCGTCGTCGCCGAGCGCGTCGAGCTGGCGGGCCTCGCCCCGGAGGCGGTCGCCGCCCTCGTGGCCGCCGAGCACCTCGCGATCGACGACGACACGGCCCGGCGCATCGCCGCCCGCACCGGCGGCAACCCGCTGTTCGTCCGCGAGGTCGCGCGCCTCGCCCGCACGGTCGGGCTCGAGGCGGCGGGGCGCACCGTCCCGTCCGGGGTCCGCGACGTCCTGTCCCGCCGCGCCGCCCAGCTCCCCGCCCCGACCCAGACCGCCCTGCGCCGGGCCGCGGTGCTCGGGCGGGACGTCGACGTGTCGGTACTGGTCGCGCTCGAGGGCGACGACGAGGACCGGGTGCTCGCGGCGTGCGAGGCGGGCGTGGTCACCGGGCTGCTCGTCGAGTCCGGCCCCGACGCCGTCCGCTTCACCCACGACCTCGTCCGCGAGACGCTCTACGACGAGCTCCCCCGCCTGCGGCGCACGCGCGTGCACGCGGAGGTGCTGACGGTGCTGGAGTCGCTGCGGCCCGACGACCACGCCGCGCTCGCCCGCCACGCCCTCGCCGCCGGTCCGGTCGCGGGCCTCGACCGGGTCCTCGACCACGTCGAGCGGGCCGCCGCCGAGGCCCGCCGCGACCGGGTGCCGCGCACCGCGGCCGACCTCCTCGCGGGCGCGCTCGACCTCGTCGAGGAGCCGGGTCGTCGGCTGCGCCTGCGCTGCGCGCTCGCCTCCGCGTACTCCCACACCGGAGCCGGGGCGCCCGCGCTGCGGGAGCGGGCGACGGCCCTCGTCGAGGCCGGGCGACTGGGCGACGACGGGGCCCTGCTGGCCGCCGCGACCTGCGTCGACGGACCGGTCACCTTCGCCCTCGCGGAGAACGGCGCGTTGGACCGGCCGCTGATCGCGGCGGTCGGTCGCCTGCTCGACGGGGACCTCCCCGCCGCCGACCGCGCCCGCCTGCTGGCCGTCCGCGCCTTCGCCTGGCACCCGCGGGAACCGGAACGGGCGGAGGCCGACGCCGTGGCCGCCCTGGAGGTCCTGCCGGACGACCCGGCCCTGCGGTGCGTCGTGCTCAACGCCCGGTTCTGGTCGCTGCTGCGGCCCGACCTGTGGCACCGGCTCGACGACCTCGGCGTCGACCTGCTCGCCGCCGCGGAGCGCGCCGGCTCGCACGGCCACCGGGCGGTCGGGCACCACGCCCGGTTCCTGCACGCCTGCTACCGCGAGGACTTCGCGGCGGCCCGCGCCCACGCGGACACCGCGCTCGCCGAGGCCGCCGACGGGCAGCTCGCCGCCGTCCTCGGCTGGACCTCGATCTTCCGCGGGATGATGGCGACGATCGAGGGTCGTTACGACGAGGCCGAACGGCTCTACGTCGGGTTCGGCGAGGCCATGGAGGCGCAGGGCATGGCCAACGCCTCGGCCCTGACCCTGGCCGGGCTCATCGGCGTCCGCCACGCCCAGGGTCGGCTGGCCGACCTGGTGGACCCGCTGGCCACCGAGTACGCCCGACGCGGCGACGTGGTCTCCGAGCCCTACGCGGCGGCGCTGGTCGCGGCCGGGCGCACCGACGACGCACGCCGGGTGTGGCGCCCCGACCAGCCGATCCGCCGCGACTGGTGGTGGGTCTACTGGACGGTGCTGCGCCTCGAGATCGCGCAGGCCCTCGGCGACGCGGACGTCGCCGGGACCTGCCGTCGGGACCTCGCCCCCTGGGAGGGACACCTGGCCGGCGCGATGAGCGGGACGGCCACGTTGGTGCTCCGCGTGTGA
- a CDS encoding trypsin-like peptidase domain-containing protein translates to MDELDSYSRTVVTVAETLGPAVAALAVGDPERPSGAGSAVVIDDPAGAGTVLVTNAHVVDRARGGRATFADGSHADVRVLGADPLSDLAVLAAHPDATTPRPVTLGDASGLRVGQLVVAVGNPFGLAGSVTAGVVSGLGRSLPTKDGRVVEDVIQTDAALNPGNSGGALADAHGHVVGINTAVAGVGLGLAVPWNSTTRAIVASLRRDGRVRRGYLGVVGAPAPLPVDVALRLGRRQGLRVAEVVRESPAARAGLKAGDLIVDADREPVSQARDLQRRLFADAIGRTLPVTVLRGDAMVDVLAVPAELTG, encoded by the coding sequence GTGGACGAGCTCGACTCCTACTCCCGCACCGTCGTCACGGTCGCCGAGACCCTCGGACCGGCCGTGGCCGCCCTCGCCGTCGGCGACCCGGAACGCCCGAGCGGCGCCGGGAGCGCCGTCGTGATCGACGACCCCGCCGGCGCCGGCACGGTGCTGGTCACCAACGCCCACGTCGTGGACCGGGCGCGGGGTGGCCGGGCCACGTTCGCCGACGGCAGCCACGCCGACGTCCGGGTCCTGGGTGCCGACCCGCTGTCCGACCTCGCTGTGCTGGCCGCCCACCCCGACGCCACGACCCCGCGGCCGGTCACCCTCGGCGACGCGAGCGGGCTGCGGGTCGGGCAGCTCGTGGTGGCGGTCGGCAACCCGTTCGGGCTGGCCGGCAGCGTCACCGCCGGGGTCGTCAGCGGGCTGGGGCGCAGCCTGCCGACGAAGGACGGCCGCGTCGTGGAGGACGTGATCCAGACCGACGCCGCCCTCAACCCCGGCAACTCCGGCGGGGCGCTGGCCGACGCGCACGGGCACGTCGTCGGGATCAACACCGCCGTGGCGGGCGTCGGGCTGGGCCTCGCGGTGCCGTGGAACTCGACGACGCGGGCGATCGTCGCGAGCCTGCGCCGCGACGGTCGGGTGCGCCGCGGCTACCTCGGCGTGGTCGGCGCCCCGGCCCCGCTGCCGGTCGACGTCGCGCTGCGGCTCGGACGGCGCCAGGGTCTGCGGGTGGCCGAGGTGGTCCGGGAGAGTCCGGCGGCGCGCGCCGGACTGAAGGCCGGCGACCTCATCGTCGACGCCGACCGCGAGCCGGTCAGCCAGGCCCGGGACCTGCAGCGGCGCCTCTTCGCCGACGCCATCGGCCGCACCCTGCCGGTCACGGTGCTGCGGGGCGACGCGATGGTCGACGTCCTCGCGGTGCCGGCGGAGCTCACCGGCTGA
- the thiD gene encoding bifunctional hydroxymethylpyrimidine kinase/phosphomethylpyrimidine kinase: MAETPPRALTIGGSDSGGAAGIEADLRAMTACGVHGCVAMTAVTVQNSLGVSGVHLVPPETVAAQVRAVVTDIGVGAAKTGMLATAGIITAVAEVIDEVGIGRETTPFVLDPVAASMYGEPLLADDAMEAIRTLLFPRAALATPNLDEIRLLAGVTVTDRDTARKAADALHDLGARWALVKGGHLHGSPEVVDLLSDGTDTWEFTGPRIDTPHVHGAGDALASATCAGLARGLAMPDAVAYAERYIRRAVAASYPLGAGTGPVSPLWAIAEWDSVPREH; the protein is encoded by the coding sequence ATGGCCGAGACCCCGCCCCGCGCGCTGACGATCGGCGGCTCCGACTCCGGCGGCGCCGCCGGGATCGAGGCCGACCTGCGGGCGATGACCGCGTGCGGGGTGCACGGCTGCGTGGCGATGACGGCCGTGACCGTGCAGAACTCGCTGGGCGTCTCCGGCGTGCACCTCGTGCCGCCGGAGACGGTCGCGGCGCAGGTCCGGGCGGTGGTGACCGACATCGGCGTCGGGGCCGCCAAGACGGGGATGCTCGCGACGGCGGGGATCATCACCGCCGTCGCCGAGGTGATCGACGAGGTCGGGATCGGCCGGGAGACCACACCGTTCGTCCTCGACCCGGTCGCCGCCTCGATGTACGGCGAGCCGCTGCTGGCCGACGACGCCATGGAGGCGATCCGCACCCTGCTGTTCCCCCGCGCGGCGCTGGCGACCCCGAACCTCGACGAGATCCGCCTCCTCGCCGGGGTCACCGTGACCGACCGGGACACCGCCCGGAAGGCCGCGGACGCCCTGCACGACCTCGGCGCGCGGTGGGCGCTGGTCAAGGGCGGGCACCTGCACGGGTCGCCGGAGGTGGTCGACCTGCTCTCCGACGGCACCGACACCTGGGAGTTCACCGGCCCGCGCATCGACACCCCGCACGTGCACGGCGCCGGCGACGCCCTCGCCAGTGCGACCTGCGCCGGCCTGGCGCGCGGGCTCGCGATGCCCGACGCCGTCGCCTACGCCGAGCGCTACATCCGGCGGGCCGTCGCGGCGTCGTACCCGTTGGGCGCCGGGACCGGGCCGGTCTCGCCGCTGTGGGCGATCGCGGAGTGGGACTCCGTCCCTCGTGAGCACTGA
- a CDS encoding peptide deformylase produces MTVRPIVVTGEPVLHAPTTPFTDDEFGSDALRTLVEDLFETMDAAHGVGLAANQIGVGRRVFVFDCPDPELEGERRRGVVVNPVLETDEIPETMPDEDDDAEGCLSVPGENFPTGRAEWARVTGRDVDGGPVTVEGRGFFARCLQHETDHLDGFVYTDRLIGRNKRAAKRTIRAHGWGVPGHSWMPGVDPDPFGH; encoded by the coding sequence GTGACCGTCCGCCCGATCGTCGTGACCGGCGAACCCGTGCTGCACGCCCCGACGACCCCGTTCACCGACGACGAGTTCGGCTCCGACGCCCTGCGCACCCTCGTCGAGGACCTCTTCGAGACCATGGACGCCGCCCACGGCGTGGGCCTGGCCGCGAACCAGATCGGCGTCGGCCGGCGGGTGTTCGTCTTCGACTGCCCGGACCCGGAGCTCGAGGGCGAGCGGCGCCGCGGCGTGGTGGTCAACCCGGTCCTGGAGACCGACGAGATCCCCGAGACCATGCCCGACGAGGACGACGACGCCGAGGGCTGCCTGTCCGTGCCCGGGGAGAACTTCCCGACCGGCCGGGCCGAGTGGGCCCGCGTGACCGGGCGGGACGTCGACGGCGGACCCGTGACCGTCGAGGGCCGCGGTTTCTTCGCGCGCTGCCTGCAGCACGAGACCGACCATCTCGACGGGTTCGTCTACACCGACCGGCTCATCGGGCGGAACAAGCGCGCCGCCAAGCGGACGATCCGCGCCCACGGGTGGGGCGTCCCCGGCCACTCGTGGATGCCGGGCGTGGACCCGGACCCGTTCGGCCACTGA
- the thiC gene encoding phosphomethylpyrimidine synthase ThiC, producing MSTAPQHVTTGPIDGSRKIYDEDGVPTRRIELTDGTHLDVYDTSGPYTDGTATIDLEAGLPRRREGHAQTQLERARNGETTPEMAFVAVREGVPEELVRTEVAAGRAVIPANHRHPESEPMVIGKAFAVKINANIGNSAVTSGIAEEVEKMVWATRWGADTVMDLSTGADIHETREWILRNSPVPIGTVPIYQALEKVRDPEQLTWEVYRDTVIEQCEQGVDYMTVHAGVLLRHVPLAARRMTGIVSRGGSIMAAWCLAHHRESFLYEHFSELCDILRRYDVTFSLGDGLRPGSIADANDEAQLAELRTLGELTHIARAKGVQVMIEGPGHVPMHKIAENVRLEEEWCGEAPFYTLGPLATDIAPGYDHITSAIGAAQIAQAGTAMLCYVTPKEHLGLPDRDDVKVGVITYKIAAHAADLAKGHPRAQERDDALSKARFEFRWHDQFRLALDPDTARSFHDETLPAEPAKTAHFCSMCGPKFCSMRISHEIRDQVEAGMADKAAEFAAGGHRVYLPVAGS from the coding sequence ATGAGCACCGCACCGCAGCACGTCACCACCGGCCCGATCGACGGGTCCCGGAAGATCTACGACGAGGACGGTGTGCCCACGAGGCGCATCGAGCTGACCGACGGCACCCATCTCGACGTGTACGACACCTCGGGGCCGTACACCGACGGGACCGCGACCATCGACCTCGAGGCGGGCCTGCCCCGTCGTCGGGAAGGACACGCGCAGACCCAGCTGGAGCGCGCGAGGAACGGCGAGACCACCCCGGAGATGGCGTTCGTCGCCGTCCGCGAGGGGGTGCCGGAGGAGCTGGTCCGCACCGAGGTCGCCGCCGGCCGCGCGGTGATCCCGGCGAACCACCGCCACCCCGAGTCCGAGCCGATGGTCATCGGCAAGGCGTTCGCGGTGAAGATCAACGCGAACATCGGCAACTCGGCGGTCACCAGCGGGATCGCCGAGGAGGTCGAGAAGATGGTGTGGGCGACCCGGTGGGGCGCGGACACCGTCATGGACCTCTCCACCGGCGCCGACATCCACGAGACGCGGGAGTGGATCCTGCGGAACTCGCCGGTGCCGATCGGGACCGTGCCGATCTACCAGGCGCTGGAGAAGGTGCGCGACCCCGAGCAGCTCACCTGGGAGGTCTACCGCGACACGGTGATCGAGCAGTGCGAGCAGGGCGTGGACTACATGACCGTCCACGCCGGGGTGCTGCTGCGGCACGTCCCGCTGGCCGCGCGCCGCATGACCGGCATCGTCAGCCGCGGCGGCTCGATCATGGCCGCCTGGTGCCTGGCGCACCACCGCGAGTCGTTCCTCTACGAGCACTTCTCCGAGCTCTGCGACATCCTGCGCCGCTACGACGTGACGTTCTCCCTCGGCGACGGCCTGCGGCCCGGATCGATCGCCGACGCCAACGACGAGGCCCAGCTCGCCGAGCTGCGGACCCTCGGCGAGCTCACGCACATCGCCCGGGCGAAGGGCGTGCAGGTGATGATCGAGGGCCCCGGCCACGTCCCGATGCACAAGATCGCGGAGAACGTGCGGCTCGAGGAGGAGTGGTGCGGTGAGGCGCCGTTCTACACCCTCGGCCCGCTCGCGACGGACATCGCGCCGGGGTACGACCACATCACCTCGGCGATCGGTGCCGCGCAGATCGCGCAGGCCGGGACGGCGATGCTCTGCTACGTGACGCCCAAGGAGCACCTCGGGCTGCCGGACCGCGACGACGTGAAGGTCGGCGTGATCACCTACAAGATCGCCGCGCACGCCGCCGACCTCGCGAAGGGCCACCCCCGGGCCCAGGAGCGGGACGACGCGCTGTCGAAGGCCCGCTTCGAGTTCCGCTGGCACGACCAGTTCCGGCTCGCCCTCGACCCGGACACTGCGCGGAGCTTCCACGACGAGACGCTGCCCGCCGAGCCGGCCAAGACCGCGCACTTCTGCTCGATGTGCGGGCCGAAGTTCTGCTCGATGCGCATCAGCCACGAGATCCGCGACCAGGTGGAGGCCGGCATGGCGGACAAGGCGGCGGAGTTCGCCGCGGGCGGCCACCGCGTCTACCTGCCGGTGGCCGGTTCATGA
- a CDS encoding D-2-hydroxyacid dehydrogenase family protein produces the protein MKVALLDDYQRLARSMAEWDRLSDAEITAFDHHLGGPDDVVAALEPFDVLVAMRERTAFPADVLERLPNLRLLVTTGPANAAIDMDAAAARGITVAGTGGVDGNASTVEMAWALILAVVRHVPEEDARVRAGGWQRTLGRDLAGRRLGIVGLGGIGKPVAAVGQAFGMDVVAWSRHLDPEDARSVGVEPVSKEELFSTADVVTIHMKLSEGSRGLVGRAELDLMTANAVLVNTSRGPIVDEDALLEAVTEGRIGGAGLDVYGVEPLPVDSPWRSAPNTVLTPHLGYVTGETYTAMYADAVEDIEEWAAGRAVPRLIVAPPGEQKGS, from the coding sequence ATGAAGGTCGCGCTGCTCGACGACTACCAGCGTCTCGCCCGGTCCATGGCCGAGTGGGACCGCCTGTCCGACGCCGAGATCACGGCGTTCGACCACCACCTCGGCGGCCCGGACGACGTCGTCGCGGCGCTCGAGCCCTTCGACGTCCTGGTCGCCATGCGCGAGCGGACGGCGTTCCCGGCCGACGTCCTCGAGCGGCTGCCGAACCTGCGTCTGCTCGTGACGACGGGTCCGGCCAACGCCGCGATCGACATGGACGCCGCGGCCGCACGCGGGATCACCGTCGCCGGCACGGGCGGGGTCGACGGCAACGCCTCGACCGTCGAGATGGCCTGGGCGCTCATCCTCGCCGTCGTCCGGCACGTCCCGGAGGAGGACGCCCGGGTCCGGGCCGGCGGGTGGCAGCGGACGCTCGGGCGGGACCTGGCCGGACGTCGCCTGGGCATCGTCGGGCTGGGCGGGATCGGGAAGCCGGTGGCCGCGGTCGGGCAGGCGTTCGGCATGGACGTCGTCGCCTGGAGCCGCCACCTCGACCCCGAGGACGCGCGCTCGGTCGGCGTCGAACCGGTCTCGAAGGAGGAGCTCTTCTCGACGGCGGACGTGGTCACGATCCACATGAAGCTCTCGGAGGGCAGCCGTGGCCTCGTCGGGCGGGCCGAGCTGGACCTCATGACGGCGAACGCGGTGCTGGTGAACACCTCTCGCGGCCCGATCGTCGACGAGGACGCGCTGCTCGAGGCGGTGACCGAGGGACGGATCGGCGGCGCGGGACTCGACGTCTACGGGGTGGAGCCGCTGCCGGTCGACTCGCCCTGGCGCTCGGCCCCGAACACCGTGCTCACCCCGCACCTGGGCTACGTCACCGGCGAGACGTACACCGCGATGTACGCGGACGCCGTGGAGGACATCGAGGAGTGGGCGGCGGGACGGGCGGTGCCGCGGCTCATCGTGGCTCCGCCAGGTGAGCAGAAAGGGTCGTGA
- the thiD gene encoding bifunctional hydroxymethylpyrimidine kinase/phosphomethylpyrimidine kinase, which translates to MTPGPRTSSPPVALSIAGTDSGGGAGMTADVRAFAACGVHGAVAVTAVTVQNSLGVSGFHPIPPDVVADQIRTVAGDMGVDAAKTGMLATAEIIAAIAAVCDEVGIGSGRIPFVVDPVAASMHGSSLLADDALDAVRTQLLPRATLVTPNLDEIALLVDVKVVDDASAREAARALHALGAHAVLVKGGHLEATSGRRQDECVDLLSLATGEEHEFRSPRLDRPHTHGGGDSLASSITAGLARGMSLVDAVALGKRYITRAVEDSYPLGAGHGPVSSLWAAPM; encoded by the coding sequence ATGACGCCGGGTCCGCGCACCTCGAGCCCACCGGTCGCGCTCTCGATCGCCGGCACCGACTCCGGCGGCGGCGCCGGCATGACGGCGGACGTGCGCGCGTTCGCCGCGTGCGGCGTCCACGGGGCCGTCGCCGTCACGGCGGTGACGGTGCAGAACTCGCTCGGGGTGAGCGGGTTCCACCCGATCCCGCCGGACGTCGTCGCCGACCAGATCCGCACGGTCGCCGGGGACATGGGCGTGGACGCGGCGAAGACCGGGATGCTCGCGACCGCCGAGATCATCGCGGCGATCGCGGCGGTGTGCGACGAGGTCGGGATCGGCTCGGGCCGCATCCCGTTCGTGGTCGACCCGGTCGCGGCGTCGATGCACGGGTCGTCGCTGCTGGCCGACGACGCGCTCGACGCGGTCCGCACGCAGTTGCTCCCCCGCGCCACGCTGGTGACGCCGAACCTCGACGAGATCGCGCTGCTCGTGGACGTGAAGGTCGTCGACGACGCCTCGGCGAGGGAGGCCGCGCGGGCACTGCACGCCCTCGGGGCGCACGCGGTGCTCGTGAAGGGCGGGCACCTGGAGGCGACCTCGGGCCGTCGTCAGGACGAGTGCGTGGACCTGTTGTCGCTGGCCACGGGCGAGGAGCACGAGTTCCGCTCGCCGCGCCTGGACCGGCCGCACACCCACGGCGGGGGCGACTCGCTGGCGTCGTCGATCACGGCCGGCCTCGCGCGCGGGATGTCGCTGGTCGACGCCGTGGCGCTGGGCAAGCGCTACATCACCCGGGCGGTCGAGGACTCCTACCCGCTCGGCGCCGGGCACGGTCCGGTGTCGAGTCTGTGGGCTGCGCCCATGTGA
- a CDS encoding LytR C-terminal domain-containing protein, which translates to MTGPGASGASRLRIAGVALLGVAAIAAVVGLISLGGQGTSSAPAASPTSTIAPPPSDTAAPGQPGAPGQPGADAQGAGALPGAGTAPGAPTPGAAPPVTGALPPVAAAPPIVPGGGSGSGSGSGSGGGGGGGGASYAGVPVRVYNNSTIRGLAETAAGQITGRGFDVVETGNYAQGIIPASTVYYRPGSGEQGAAEALAAAFGIRAEPRFAGIQNASPGVIVIATNNWGQNAQKGS; encoded by the coding sequence ATGACGGGTCCCGGGGCGTCGGGCGCCTCCCGCTTGCGCATCGCGGGGGTCGCGTTGCTCGGCGTGGCCGCCATCGCCGCCGTGGTGGGCCTGATCAGCCTCGGTGGGCAGGGCACCTCCAGCGCACCGGCCGCCTCCCCGACGTCGACCATCGCGCCCCCTCCGAGCGACACCGCGGCGCCCGGGCAGCCGGGCGCACCCGGCCAGCCGGGCGCCGACGCGCAGGGTGCCGGCGCGCTGCCGGGCGCCGGGACGGCGCCGGGCGCGCCGACCCCGGGGGCCGCGCCGCCGGTCACCGGGGCCCTCCCGCCCGTCGCGGCGGCGCCGCCGATCGTGCCGGGCGGCGGCTCGGGCTCGGGCTCCGGTTCCGGCAGCGGAGGAGGCGGGGGTGGCGGCGGTGCCTCGTACGCGGGGGTGCCGGTCCGGGTCTACAACAACTCGACGATCCGCGGTCTCGCGGAGACGGCGGCCGGCCAGATCACGGGCCGCGGCTTCGACGTGGTGGAGACCGGCAACTACGCGCAGGGGATCATCCCCGCGAGCACGGTCTACTACCGCCCGGGCAGCGGCGAGCAGGGGGCGGCCGAGGCCCTCGCCGCCGCGTTCGGTATCCGCGCCGAGCCGCGCTTCGCGGGCATCCAGAACGCCTCGCCCGGCGTCATCGTGATCGCCACGAACAACTGGGGGCAGAACGCCCAGAAGGGCTCCTGA